Proteins encoded by one window of Lathyrus oleraceus cultivar Zhongwan6 chromosome 1, CAAS_Psat_ZW6_1.0, whole genome shotgun sequence:
- the LOC127123208 gene encoding uncharacterized protein LOC127123208, with protein sequence MNTIQVAASHPGICVRKKYQPHHFLSTPHGLSMNANPLSKTFLIPRAKSSSGLQCVPVLKSRKPLHVCLAGGKGMMDNSEDSQRKSLEEAMKNLQEKIQKGEYSGGSGSKPPGGRSGGGGGGSGEPDDGMSDEALQIVFATIGFVFVYIYVINGVELTKLARDFIKYLLGGTQSVRLKRASYKWVRLYKKITWQKEVDENGLENAPTRWNITDFYRDVVRNYMKPNSNE encoded by the exons ATGAACACCATCCAAGTTGCCGCAAGCCATCCTGGGATTTGTGTCAGAAAAAAGTATCAGCCACACCATTTTCTTTCTACACCACATGGATTGTCAATGAATGCCAACCCTCTCTCTAAGACCTTCCTGATCCCAAGAGCAAAATCTTCATCTGGCTTACAATGTGTGCCTGTTTTAAAATCTCGGAAACCCCTCCATGTTTGTTTAGCTGGTGGGAAAGGGATGATGGATAATAGTGAG GATTCCCAACGGAAATCTCTTGAGGAAGCTATGAAAAATTTACAAGAGAAAATCCAAAAGGGAGAATACAGTGGGGGAAGTGGGTCCAAGCCACCTGGGGGACGAAGTGGTGGCGGCGGTGGCGGCTCTGGTGAACCAGATGATGGAATGTCGGACGAGGCCCTTCAAATTGTTTTTGCAACAATTGGCTTTGTATTTGTG TATATCTATGTCATCAACGGCGTGGAACTTACAAAGCTAGCTAGAGACTTCATCAAGTATCTGCTTGGGGGAACTCAGAGTGTTCGATTAAAGCGAGCATCATACAAATGGGTACGACTTTATAAGAAGATTACCTGGCAAAAGGAAGTTGATGAGAATGGGTTGGAAAATGCTCCAACTCGATGGAACATCACCGATTTCTACCGAGATGTCGTTAGGAATTACATGAAACCAAATTCAAATGAGTAG